ccacccaaccacccacccacccatccatccatccatccacccatccatccatccatccatctagccAGCCAGgcagccagccatccatccacccatccatccatccaaccacccacccacccacccacccaagaaccaacccacccacccacccatccatccatccatccatccatccacccacccatccatccattcagccagccagccagccagccagcaagCCAGCCAGTCATCATCcacccacctatccatccatacaGTCATCCACCCATAGTAGTTTGTTTTTTAATCAAAAAATGGTGTTAATGTGTAATTACTGGTAGTACTTAACATTCTACTATTGTCAAGGCTCCCACTGATTGGAAAGTACACAATTACAGTTTATTTTGATGATAAATCATAACACAAGTTTTAATGTTTAGCCATGGTTTTCTTTACCAAGTATTGGGAAACTTGTAAAATCTCCGATCGTTTcgattgttttcaaataaatcggggggggggggggactgtaGAAAGTATATGATACCATTTCACATCCTTCTATTGTTCCTTAAGAGTATCTGTGTGTTTTCACTTAGTATAGTAAAAATTATGTCACATGCAGTTTAAGCATAGGAGTCAATAATACAGTTGTTTTATATACCACACTTCAAGGTACAACATGTATTCGAACATCTAAGAATTTCATTCATATATAACAGGTCGGGTCTGTCCAAAGCTTGAGAAAGAAGAGTTTGGCATTTGTGAAGAAGAGTGTGAAGTTGACATGGACTGTCTTGTGTGGGGACAACTGTGTTGTTCAAATGGTTGTGGCCATACTTGTGTCACAGGGGTTTTTGAAGATAGTAAGATATACTTTATTGTATGATGTTCTTTTTGCTGCTTTTctcttacatgtacaatacaccatagatagatagatagctagatagctagatagggagatagatatatagatagatagatagatagatagatagatagatagatagatagatagatagatagatagatagatagatagatagcaaACAACACTTAACTTACTCGAGTAAGACAGTCACACAGAGCAGGAATATtcaaacaacacattttattcCTAATTTACACAGGAGGAAAGTGCCCTGAAACTGAAGGTGTTGGCCATTGTGAGGAGGAATGTGAGAGTGATGATGACTGCTACgatgatcaaaagtgttgttcTAATGGTTGTGGCCATACGTGTATAACCACTGTATTCAGTTTTGGATTATGTAAGTCTAAAGCTAAGTTACGTGTTTATAGTTGAATATTTTTGCAATCTATACTTTAAATGTTGGAATAACTATGCTAAGTCTATgtgtttacaatttttttcaattttaccaTGAATTGAATACATGAACCAGGCTATGTATCAGAGCATGCGTTACTCTTTgggtcagtcagtctgtctgtctgtctgtctgtctgtctgtctgtctgtctgtctgtctgtctgtctgtctgtttgtttgtttgtttgtttgtttgtttgtttgtttgttcgtccgtccgtccgtccatccgtctgaCTGTCCTTTTACCTTTCCATCTGTCTGGCTGTTAATCCATCAATCCGCCCcaccatccatccaaccatccgtctttctttctttctttctttctttctttctttctttctttctttctttctttctttctttctttctttctttctttctttctttctttctgtctgtctgtctgtctgtctgtctgtctgtctgtctgtc
This is a stretch of genomic DNA from Glandiceps talaboti chromosome 9, keGlaTala1.1, whole genome shotgun sequence. It encodes these proteins:
- the LOC144439642 gene encoding uncharacterized protein LOC144439642; amino-acid sequence: MNRLILIAIVLTVVAGAVKGRVCPKLEKEEFGICEEECEVDMDCLVWGQLCCSNGCGHTCVTGVFEDRGKCPETEGVGHCEEECESDDDCYDDQKCCSNGCGHTCITTVFSFGL